A portion of the Gorilla gorilla gorilla isolate KB3781 chromosome X, NHGRI_mGorGor1-v2.1_pri, whole genome shotgun sequence genome contains these proteins:
- the LOC129529856 gene encoding LOW QUALITY PROTEIN: PWWP domain-containing DNA repair factor 4-like (The sequence of the model RefSeq protein was modified relative to this genomic sequence to represent the inferred CDS: substituted 1 base at 1 genomic stop codon) yields MDSEYVLCSWKGRLWPAKVLCTRGTSPKTKPEKAISLEVQILAVDEKIKVKSTDVKTPTKFEMEDIAASAAAQTKLGAPLREKMGYRGTLRVALEILKERTNLGGGRKPHELESTTPSQLSQKVPEKPASSVPREDDWRCKGDLRRSLGKRENPSSPTVPSESKRALWGDRSQEPTGIAPTPGALPGDRSGAPRAIAPTPGAMLSGRSRARRAIAPTPSALQGYRSWAHRAIAPTPGCLYSDRSRAHRAIAPAXGAKHGGRSWARRSTAPKPGSLCGDRSQASRAIDPTLGARRGGRSRAHRAIAPTPGSLCSNRSRACRAIALTPGVLCSVRSRVPKDITPTPGALRGYKSWVCRAIAPTPGALRGDRSAARTAIVCTPGALGRDRSRARSAIASTPGTLQGNRSSASKAIAPTRGALRGYKSWGRRAIAPNSGARRGYRSRTGTAIAPNLGALGGNRSAAHTDIAPTPGALRGYRSRTRRAIAPTPGALRGYRPRSRRAIASTPATLCGEKSPVRRAIAPTPGTLSGYRSQARTAIAPTPGALRGYRPRSRRAIASTPATLRGEKSRAHTSLAPAPGALRGDGSRARRAIVPTTCPLCEIWSRVGIGIAPIADALRRDRSPVRRAIAPTPGALRGYRSRARTASAPTPGALRGYRPRSRRAIASTPATLRGEKSRAHTSLAPAPGALRGDGSRARRAIVPTTCPLCEIWSRVGIGIAPIADALHGDRSPVRRPIAPTPGALRCDRSRELTAIDPTPGALCSDRSGASRAIAPTPGTLCSERSRVRRAIAPTPCALCGKGSQVGTGVAPTSGALRTDRSRAGRAIAPTPSALFRVGSRAGTGIALPAGALHRDRSPVRRAVSPTPGTLHCDRSRKCTATGSTPGALPGDRPGVSKATAPAPGALCSERSRACRSIAPTPCLLCGDRSWVGTGIAPTPGALLGGKSRKCRAIAITPGALRGGRSQKRRVIAPTPEALHGDSSPAHTSIIPSPGALHGDRPPAHMAFPSTPGTLHGDGSQAHMAIAPTPGTMRGDSSTARTAIAPSPGALRGDRSWKRKAIASTPGALHGNRSDRSRKRKAIASTPGTLHVERSPALRAIVPTPGTLGRDSSPGRTSIIPSPGALHGDRSPAHMDIASTPGALHGDSSQAHTAIAPTPGTMHGDSSTARMAIAPSAGALRGDRSWKCKAIASTPGALRGNRSDRSRKRKAIASTPGALLGNRSDRSRKRKAIAPTPGAPRIDRSPACRAIAPTPGALGDDSSTAIAPTPGTPRGDSSPANTAIASTPGALHGDTSQTHEAIAPTPGDLGGDSSSAHKAIAPSPGALHGDRSPAHTAIASTPGALHGDSSQVHTTIAPTPGALRDDKSWKRKAIATTPGTLHCDSSRTCTAFAPTPGALHADRSPAHQDITPTSGALHRDSSRESRAVAPILGALHRVGSQAHKAIASTPGPLRGDSSPFHTAIAPMPGALHGTRSWKCKAISQTPGTLCGDSSGEHMAIAPTPGALHSDRSQTHTAIDPTPSVLRSDSSPACMAIDPTPGALGRDRSQALMAIAPTPVGMQAHVLQSPRACQDSLTLSRHVCEKKGKKRANASTLMSLPPTVTEEGASLPPGLTSPAPPALKEETQDSRLKKALAASPECSPFSGSIQDPGEGAWKPGWAGMAASSGSRQHRLPSSLRLANRKRKRPGPDFQRRPQGPQTPGDAKLADPVTTIQRAGGKQDGQPPSLAFPQEPHPIERGTMVWFKFQDHPFWPAVVKSVSNTDKTARVLLLEANLHHGKRGIQVPLRRLKHLDCKEKEKLLKRAQKAYKQSVNWCFSLISHYREGLVRGSFRGSFLDYYAADISYPIRRAIQEGDRQIDFPKVNYGDLEDWEEETSLGGKRPCKKILPDRMRASRDRDNQKLVDFIVRRKGADPHLLDILQGRKQSRWLTAFLKPHRDLHCIETYLEDDDQLEVVAKHLQEIYKQIDKTMLTLIRDDKVNFVLEVLLPEAMICTIAALDGLDYKAAEEKYLRGPPVHSREKELFDRNILKKARREPATTHTAN; encoded by the exons GTCCCTCGTGAAGATGATTGGAGATGCAAAGGCGACCTAAGGAGGAGTCTTGGGAAGAGGGAAAACCCAAGCTCACCGACGGTCCCTTCAGAGAGTAAGCGTGCCCTGTGGGGTGACAGGTCACAGGAGCCCACAGGCATTGCCCCTACTCCAGGCGCCCTGCCCGGGGACAGGTCAGGGGCGCCCAGGGCCATTGCCCCTACTCCAGGAGCCATGCTCAGTGGCAGGTCACGGGCACGCAGGGCCATTGCCCCTACGCCAAGCGCCCTGCAAGGTTACAGGTCTTGGGCGCACAGGGCCATTGCCCCTACCCCAGGCTGCCTGTACAGTGACAGGTCACGGGCGCACAGGGCCATTGCCCCTGCTTGAGGCGCCAAGCACGGTGGCAGGTCATGGGCACGCAGGTCCACTGCCCCTAAACCAGGCTCCCTGTGCGGGGACAGGTCACAGGCGAGCAGGGCCATTGACCCTACCTTAggcgccaggcgcggtggcaggtcaCGGGCCCACAGAGCCATTGCCCCTACTCCAGGCTCCCTGTGCAGCAACAGGTCACGGGCTTGCAGAGCCATTGCCCTTACTCCAGGTGTCCTCTGCAGTGTCAGGTCACGGGTGCCAAAGGACATTACCCCTACTCCAGGTGCCCTGCGAGGTTACAAGTCATGGGTGTGCAGGGCCATTGCCCCTACTCCAGGTGCCCTGCGCGGAGACAGGTCAGCAGCACGCACGGCCATTGTCTGTACTCCAGGTGCCCTTGGCAGGGACAGGTCACGGGCACGCAGCGCCATTGCTTCTACTCCAGGGACCCTGCAGGGAAACAGGTCATCTGCATCCAAGGCCATTGCCCCTACTCGAGGTGCCCTGCGAGGTTACAAGTCATGGGGGCGCAGGGCCATTGCACCTAACTCAGGCGCCCGGCGCGGTTACAGGTCAAGGACAGGCACCGCCATTGCACCTAATCTGGGCGCCCTGGGCGGGAACAGGTCAGCGGCACACACGGACATTGCCCCTACTCCAGGCGCCCTGCGAGGTTACAGGTCACGGACGCGCAGGGCCATTGCCCCTACTCCAGGCGCCCTGCGAGGTTACAGGCCACGGTCCCGCAGGGCCATCGCCTCTACTCCAGCCACCCTGTGTGGTGAAAA GTCACCAGTGCGCAGGGCCATTGCCCCTACTCCAGGCACTCTGAGCGGTTACAGGTCACAGGCACGCACGGCCATTGCCCCTACTCCAGGCGCCCTGCGAGGTTACAGGCCACGGTCCCGCAGGGCCATCGCCTCTACTCCAGCCACCCTGCGTGGTGAAAAGTCACGGGCGCACACCAGCCTTGCCCCCGCCCCAGGTGCTTTGCGCGGTGACGGTTCACGAGCACGCAGGGCCATTGTCCCTACTACATGCCCATTGTGCGAGATATGGTCACGGGTGGGCATAGGCATTGCCCCTATTGCAGATGCCCTGCGCCGTGACAGGTCACCAGTGCGCAGGGCCATTGCCCCTACTCCAGGTGCCCTGCGAGGTTACAGGTCACGGGCACGCACGGCCAGTGCCCCTACTCCAGGCGCCCTGCGAGGTTACAGGCCACGGTCCCGCAGGGCCATCGCCTCTACTCCAGCCACCCTGCGTGGTGAAAAGTCACGGGCGCACACCAGCCTTGCCCCCGCCCCAGGTGCTTTGCGCGGTGACGGTTCACGAGCACGCAGGGCCATTGTCCCTACTACATGCCCATTGTGCGAGATATGGTCACGGGTGGGCATAGGCATTGCCCCTATTGCAGATGCCCTGCACGGTGACAGGTCACCAGTGCGCAGGCCCATTGCTCCTACTCCAGGCGCCCTGCGCTGTGACAGGTCACGAGAACTCACAGCCATTGATCCTACTCCAGGAGCTCTGTGCAGTGACAGGTCAGGGGCAAGCAGGGCCATTGCCCCCACTCCAGGCACTTTGTGCAGTGAAAGGTCCCGGGTGCGCAGGGCCATTGCCCCTACTCCATGCGCACTGTGCGGGAAGGGGTCACAGGTGGGCACGGGCGTTGCCCCTACTTCAGGTGCACTGCGCACAGACAGGTCACGGGCAGGCAGGGCCATTGCACCTACTCCATCCGCACTGTTCAGGGTTGGGTCACGGGCGGGCACAGGCATTGCCCTTCCTGCAGGTGCCCTGCACCGTGACAGGTCACCGGTGCGCAGGGCCGTTTCTCCCACTCCAGGCACCCTGCACTGTGACAGGTCACGAAAATGCACGGCCACTGGTTCTACTCCAGGAGCCCTGCCCGGTGACAGGCCAGGGGTGAGCAAGGCCACTGCCCCTGCTCCAGGCGCCTTGTGCAGTGAAAGGTCCCGCGCATGCAGGAGCATTGCCCCTACTCCATGTTTACTGTGCGGGGACAGGTCATGGGTGGGTACGGGCATTGCACCTACTCCAGGCGCCCTGCTTGGTGGCAAATCAAGGAAATGCAGGGCCATTGCTATTACTCCCGGCGCCCTGCGTGGTGGCAGGTCACAGAAACGCAGGGTCATTGCTCCTACTCCAGAGGCCCTGCACGGTGACAGCTCACCAGCCCACACGTCCATTATTCCTTCTCCAGGCGCCCTGCATGGTGACAGGCCACCAGCGCACATGGCCTTTCCTTCTACTCCAGGCACCCTGCATGGTGATGGCTCTCAGGCACACATGGCCATTGCTCCTACTCCAGGCACGATGCGCGGTGACAGCTCAACAGCGCGCACGGCCATTGCCCCATCTCCAGGGGCCCTGCGAGGTGACAGGTCATGGAAACGCAAGGCCATTGCTTCTACTCCAGGTGCCCTGCATGGTAACAGGTCTGACAGGTCACGGAAACGCAAGGCCATTGCTTCTACTCCAGGCACCCTGCACGTTGAGAGGTCACCAGCACTCAGGGCCATTGTTCCAACTCCAGGCACCCTGGGCCGTGACAGCTCACCAGGGCGCACGTCCATTATTCCTTCTCCAGGCGCCCTGCATGGTGACAGGTCACCAGCACACATGGACATTGCTTCTACTCCAGGCGCCCTGCACGGTGACAGCTCTCAGGCGCACACGGCCATTGCTCCTACTCCAGGCACCATGCACGGTGACAGCTCAACAGCTCGCATGGCCATTGCCCCATCTGCAGGGGCCCTGAGAGGTGACAGGTCATGGAAATGCAAGGCCATTGCTTCTACTCCAGGTGCCCTGCGTGGTAACAGGTCTGACAGGTCACGGAAACGCAAAGCCATTGCTTCTACTCCAGGTGCCCTGCTCGGTAACAGGTCTGACAGGTCACGGAAACGCAAGGCCATTGCTCCTACTCCAGGTGCCCCGCGCATTGACAGGTCACCAGCATGCAGGGCCATTGCTCCTACTCCAGGCGCCCTGGGTGATGACAGCTCAACGGCCATTGCCCCCACTCCAGGGACCCCGCGAGGTGACAGTTCGCCAGCAAACACGGCCATTGCTTCTACTCCAGGCGCCCTGCACGGTGACACCTCTCAGACACACGAGGCCATTGCTCCTACTCCAGGTGACCTGGGCGGTGACAGCTCATCAGCGCACAAGGCCATCGCTCCTTCTCCAGGTGCCCTGCATGGTGACAGGTCACCAGCACACACGGCCATTGCTTCTACTCCAGGAGCCCTGCATGGTGACAGCTCCCAGGTGCACACGACCATTGCTCCTACTCCAGGCGCCCTGCGCGATGACAAGTCATGGAAACGCAAGGCCATTGCTACCACTCCAGGCACCCTGCACTGTGACAGCTCACGAACGTGCACGGCCTTTGCTCCTACTCCAGGCGCCCTGCATGCTGACAGGTCACCAGCGCACCAGGACATTACTCCTACTTCAGGCGCCCTGCACCGTGACAGCTCAAGAGAAAGCAGGGCCGTTGCTCCTATTCTAGGCGCCCTGCACCGTGTCGGCTCTCAGGCACACAAGGCTATTGCTTCTACTCCAGGCCCTCTGCGCGGTGACAGCTCACCATTTCACACAGCCATTGCACCTATGCCAGGGGCCCTGCACGGTACCAGGTCATGGAAATGCAAAGCCATTTCTCAGACTCCAGGCACCCTGTGTGGTGACAGCTCAGGAGAACACATGGCCATTGCTCCTACTCCAGGCGCCCTGCACAGTGACAGGTCACAGACACATACGGCCATCGATCCTACTCCAAGTGTCCTGCGCAGTGACAGCTCACCAGCGTGCATGGCCATTGATCCTACTCCAGGTGCCCTGGGCAGGGACAGGTCACAGGCGCTCATGGCCATTGCTCCTACTCCAGTTGGAATGCAAGCACATGTGTTGCAAAGCCCCCGAGCCTGCCAGGATTCCCTGACGCTTTCGCGGCATGTTTGtgagaagaaggggaagaaaagggcAAACGCCTCAACTCTTATGTCCCTGCCTCCCACAGTAACGGAGGAGGGTGCATCTCTGCCTCCAGGTCTCACCAGCCCTGCACCCCCCGCTCTGAAGGAAGAGACACAGGACAGCCGCCTGAAGAAGGCCCTGGCTGCATCCCCGGAATGTTCTCCCTTCTCGGGGAGCATTCAGGACCCCGGAGAGGGTGCCTGGAAGCCAGGCTGGGCAGGTATGGCTGCATCCTCTGGGTCCCGTCAGCACAGGCTGCCTTCTTCACTCCGGCTTGCCAACAGAAAAAGGAAGCGTCCAGGTCCAGATTTTCAGAGGAGACCTCAAGGACCTCAGACGCCTGGTGACGCTAAGCTTGCTGATCCTGTCACCACCATTCAAAGGGCTGGCGGTAAACAGGATGGGCAGCCCCCCAGCCTTGCTTTTCCACAGGAGCCACATCCCATCGAAAGGGGAACGATGGTCTGGTTCAAATTTCAAGATCATCCGTTTTGGCCAGCAGTGGTCAAGAGTGTCAGCAACACAGACAAGACCGCGAGGGTGCTCCTGCTTGAGGCCAACCTGCACCATGGAAAGCGGGGCATTCAAGTTCCTCTTCGAAGGCTGAAGCACCTGGATtgtaaggagaaagagaaactgcTGAAGAGAGCCCAGAAGGCCTACAAGCAAAGCGTCAACTGGTGCTTCTCACTGATCTCCCACTACAGAGAAGGACTGGTCCGGGGTTCTTTCCGGGGCTCTTTCCTGGACTATTATGCCGCAGACATCAGCTACCCAATCAGGAGAGCCATCCAAGAGGGAGACCGGCAGATTGACTTTCCAAAGGTGAATTATGGCGACCTGGAAGACTGGGAGGAGGAGACCTCCCTGGGCGGGAAGAGGCCTTGCAAGAAAATCCTCCCGGACCGGATGAGGGCCTCTCGGGACCGAGACAACCAGAAGCTCGTGGACTTCATCGTGAGGAGAAAGGGGGCCGACCCCCACCTTCTGGACATCTTGCAAGGCAGGAAGCAGTCCAGGTGGCTGACCGCGTTTCTGAAGCCACACAGGGATTTGCACTGCATTGAAACATACCTGGAGGATGACGATCAGTTGGAAGTCGTGGCCAAGCATTTACAAGAAATCTACAAGCAAATTGACAAGACCATGCTGACTCTGATAAGGGATGACAAAGTCAATTTCGTTCTGGAAGTTCTTCTGCCGGAAGCCATGATTTGTACCATCGCCGCACTTGATGGGCTGGATTACAAGGCAGCAGAGGAGAAGTACCTGCGAGGACCACCTGTGCATTCCCGGGAGAAAGAGCTGTTTGACAGAAATATCTTAAAGAAGGCAAGAAGAGAACCAGCAACCACCCATACAGCTAATTAG